In the genome of Drosophila yakuba strain Tai18E2 chromosome 3R, Prin_Dyak_Tai18E2_2.1, whole genome shotgun sequence, one region contains:
- the LOC6537399 gene encoding uncharacterized protein LOC6537399: MARPNPGAPVMRADDIYLRVHSATLGLHQFHLVHLLLPLLLLMLQLLAPAAASPVNPCAHKGMAELIRNSPVIVKALVARIFTDEPEGTVQSLAQDTILITLTPETIYKGASLLKVANGNGDAENARLGDGLMSWSSAHRSRGGSAGSAGSGGGSWSGAESAFQYEGQLNATLQPLRCFDNNMLKMLPAELIAFGKLLPAATAATGGTPTARQLQRPPVGGATDVLQISVNGLHRWTPQFENHIWKHLGWDDWSDFTLCSVTCGQGVQQRFRRCLLDNPLVDMNMNINLEEEDDEAEDEDDVAVAAVDADAVGLSVSKETDAFDVGSNDLLADDGDENELLIMRASGDESLHKFDQATTTITPQTRDPAHSQPNASPPAPDPLGETSGGNEPPRDDGGGVDGGAGESVRFVPSAHNDRSGNKVGVGVGADTGTRKPRASNQHKKRRPAKSVALSTLLCEGYNIEQRNCNSFECSDDISDLLKFYKKLPMGEELPTQAADASLASSYPDAYSNVDLTTAGLMGTGFSATPSTPYNMGYVRSWRNVLNFTLMVTLRAKNDTKSTATIFSIRNATHNLYLEACKDGLRLYLERDNTTEMLPVKFNLYDYRWHQVAISIQNGDFISIYVDCAWTNSFVVSKRLFTLPVDADVEIGRGFNGELQQLLVLPENQERLQCSNKRTSINEVKRYIIDTFIEDYNGN; the protein is encoded by the exons ATGGCCCGGCCAAATCCAGGTGCACCCGTGATGCGAGCCGATGACATCTATTTGCGGGTGCACTCCGCCACCCTCGGTCTTCACCAGTTCCACCTGGTCCACCTGCTCCTCCCGCTCCTCCTGCTcatgctgcagctgctggcacCGGCTGCAGCGAGTCCCGTGAATCCATGTGCCCACAAGGGCATGGCCGAGCTGATTCGCAACAGTCCGGTGATTGTCAAGGCCCTCGTCGCGCGCATCTTCACCGATGAGCCGGAGGGCACGGTGCAGTCCCTCGCACAGGACACgattttaataacattaacGCCGGAAACGATATACAAGGGTGCCTCGCTGCTGAAAGTGGCCAACGGCAATGGCGATGCCGAGAATGCCAGGTTGGGAGATGGTCTCATGTCCTGGAGCTCGGCACACCGCAGTCGAGGCGGCAGCGCTGGATCCGCGGGCAGCGGTGGTGGCTCCTGGAGCGGCGCTGAGTCAGCCTTTCAGTACGAGGG GCAGTTGAATGCGACCCTCCAGCCGCTGCGTTGCTTCGATAATAACATGCTGAAAATGCTGCCGGCGGAGTTAATTGCCTTTGGCAAACTGCTGCCCGCTGCGACGGCAGCCACCGGAGGCACTCCTACCGCACGACAGCTTCAGCGACCGCCCGTGGGTGGCGCCACTGATGTGCTGCAAATCAGCGTCAACGGGCTGCATCGCTGGACGCCGCAGTTCGAGAATCACATCTGGAAGCATTTGG GCTGGGACGATTGGAGCGACTTCACCTTGTGCAGTGTCACCTGCGGTCAGGGGGTGCAGCAGCGTTTCCGGCGCTGTCTGCTCGACAATCCGCTGGTGGACATGAACATGAACATCAatctggaggaggaggacgacgaggccgaggatgaggatgatgtggctgtggctgcaGTTGATGCGGACGCAGTTGGGCTTTCGGTGTCCAAGGAGACGGACGCTTTCGACGTTGGCAGCAACGATCTGCTGGCCGACGATGGGGATGAGAACGAGCTGCTCATAATGCGGGCAAGTGGCGACGAGTCATTGCATAAATTTGACCAGGCCACGACGACGATTACGCCGCAGACCAGAGACCCTGCCCATTCCCAACCAAATGCCAGTCCCCCGGCACCGGATCCCTTGGGAGAGACAAGCGGCGGTAATGAACCACCAAGAGATGATGGAGGAGGCGTCGATGGAGGAGCCGGCGAAAGTGTCAGGTTTGTGCCGAGTGCACACAATGACCGGAGTGGGAAcaaagtgggagtgggagtgggagcgGACACTGGGACCAGGAAGCCACGTGCCAGCAATCAGCACAAGAAACGCAGGCCCGCCAAGAGCGTGGCCCTGTCGACGCTCCTCTGCGAGGGCTACAACATCGAGCAGCGCAACTGCAACAGTTTCGAGTGCAGCG ATGACATAAGCGATCTGCTTAAGTTCTACAAGAAGCTGCCCATGGGTGAGGAACTGCCCACCCAAGCCGCGGATGCTTCGCTTGCCTCCTCCTACCCGGATGCATATTCAAATGTGGACCTCACCACGGCGGGACTGATGGGCACTGGCTTCAGTGCAACGCCCTCGACGCCGTACAACATGGGCTACGTGCGCAGCTGGAGGAACGTGCTCAACTTCACCCTGATGGTCACATTAAGGGCTAAG AACGACACCAAGAGCACGGCGACCATATTCTCCATACGAAATGCCACCCACAATCTTTATCTGGAGGCCTGCAAGGACGGACTGCGTTTGTATCTGGAGCGGGACAATACGACGGAAATGTTGCCggtgaaattcaatttatacGATTATCGCTGGCATCAAGTGGCCATCAG CATTCAGAACGGCGATTTCATATCGATTTACGTCGACTGCGCGTGGACAAACAGTTTCGTTGTCTCCAAGCGACTTTTCACGTTGCCCGTGGACGCGGATGTGGAAATCGGACGCGGCTTTAAT GGCGAACTGCAGCAACTGCTGGTGCTGCCGGAAAACCAGGAGCGGCTGCAGTGCAGCAACAAGCGCACCTCCATCAACGAGGTGAAGCGCTATATCATCGACACATTCATCGAGGACTACAATGGCAACTGa